From a single Capsicum annuum cultivar UCD-10X-F1 chromosome 12, UCD10Xv1.1, whole genome shotgun sequence genomic region:
- the LOC124889572 gene encoding uncharacterized protein LOC124889572, which produces MVLPDLLFPAVRATYSMIVSCVGASDVVITDQVTGPLVEEERIQNMIESNKECNDLCAMFSECNLVGNPHEWWMDSGATHHVCDNKELFSLFTLAQVEEMIYIDNSATAKVEGTGKICLKMTSGKVLTLNNVFYVLELRRNLISVSLLDKNGFKCDEAIDVFRQYKTEVENQLDKKIKMIKSDRGGEYESPFSKICVENGKWNRGKEKPNFEGNDECLAYKFWFTAKLIRGGYPYSQLYTQQSSP; this is translated from the exons ATGGTGCTTCCCGATCTTCTCTTCCCTGCT GTCCGAGCAACATATTCGATGATTGTATCCTGTGTTGGTGCATCTGATGTTGTTATTACAGATCAAGTTACTGGTCCTCTGGTTGAAGAGGAGCGTATCCAG aatatgattgaatccaacaaagaatgcaatgatctgtgtgctatgttctcagaatgcaacttggtggggaatcctcatgaatggtggatggattctggtgccacccaccatgtaTGTGACAACAAAGAGTTATTTTCGTTATTCActctggctcaagtagaagaaatgatctacattgataactccgctactgctaaggtagaaggaacaggaaaaatatgcttgaaaatgacttcaggaaaggtcttgacacttaacaatgtcttttATGTTctggagttacgtaggaatttaatttctgtttcacttctagacaagaacggattcaaatgt gatgaagcaatagatgtatttagacaatataaaactgaagttgaaaatcagttagataaaaagataaaaatgataaaaagtgataggggcggagaatatgaatctccattctccaaaatatgtgtagagaatggaa aatggaatcgtggaaaggaaaaaccaaactttgaaggaaatgatgaatgtcttgcttataagttctggtttaccgcaaaacttataaGGGGAGGATATCCTTACAGCCAAttgtatactcaacagagttctccatag